Genomic window (Erythrolamprus reginae isolate rEryReg1 chromosome 3, rEryReg1.hap1, whole genome shotgun sequence):
CTCTGAAATGGGGGGCTGGATTTTATTCTATACTGTACATTTCTTCCTCTGGTCCTCTTACTGAAAATGTTTTCCTGCACCCGCCCCGCGGGAATGACTTTTAGCAAATGGCATATTGCCTCTTGCGAGGTCCTTGATTTTAAATAGCAACAGAGCAGCGCAAAGCAAAAGAAACTGGCAGCTGCAAATAATAATTAAAGGGCCACATGAGagactttttatttgtttatttatggtaACTGACCGGCTTACATAAGATAACAACTAAAGTAGTAAACAAGCCAAGCACGGAAGGACCAGTTTGAGCTCTAAACGCCGCCTCTGATGTAACTGCTGCTGATCAGAGAGCTGCTATTTAACTCATGTGGCTTCCCCACTTTTGTGATGGTGGCTGTGGTCCAGATGTGCAAAGGTGTTTGACGACTACTGAAATTGCAATGCCCACATTCACAGCTCTATGCATTGAAATGCAAGCTCGTTATCATCTGGTATCCCTTATTTTTGTAGCATGTCTTTTCCCAGATGATTTCTTCTATTCTGATAAAGGAATTTACTTCCTCAATTTGACTTGAATTCTCACTTTAAGAAAGTCGGTGACTTTTGATTGGCTTTCTCCCAAGCATCCTCTCTTCTGCAGGTCCAGCTGTCCCTGTTGTCATATTCTAAATGCACAAATCAGCAGGATTTATActgcatgtatgtttgttttacGGCAGGGTTGTCCAAACCTCGGCAACTTTAAAACCAGTAAATTTCAACTCCCAGTCAGCCCACGACTTTTTGAAGTCTAccggtcttaaagttgccgagattGGACATCCCTGTTTTAGTGAGTATAATGGAAGATGAACTCACTTAACCAGGAACCTCTGTGGTTTCTTTGCCCTTGGTACCTGTGCCCATGTGGCTTTTATATCTAAAGTGCTATAGCAACCATATTCTTCTGACTGAAAATGGTTTCTCCATGTGGTTGGGCAGAAGGTTGAGTTCATTCATATGACTTCTACCTGAGGAATtaaagagggagaaagcaaggcTACTAATGCACAACTACCCGCTTTGAAGACATTCCATATTGTTTTGCGAAGATACTCGAAGTGTGTTTCTTGATGATGTATATTCTGTGTTATTTGATAAAGCAAAAATTCTTCCACAAGCTGCTAGCACTGCAGAGCATAAATATTATTTTCCACTAGCCTAGTCAGATAATATTTAGTTTTTGTTAGTAGGCTACTAGTCTACTTTAACCATTATGCATATTGTTTcactgctttttaaatattttttttagattttaaatttttttacatCAATTCTATTTCTTGATTTAGAACAAAAGCTAAGTGGCAGTTTAAAAAACTTTTCATGTGCAATGATATCCCTAAAACAAGAAACGTCTATTTTAAATAGTCTAAGAGGCATTTAGCATAGAAAGATTAAGACATTTTAGTATTTTTTCAAAGTGAAGAATGGTAAATAAAAACAATTCTTTTAGCATTCCATGAATAAACTTTAAATTTCAAAGACAACCAGCAAATAAAACTTCTCCCCCAAATCCTGCTAAAATTTGTAATCAAATGTTATGTGTTTCTATTCAGAAGTCTGCCTGAATTGTATGGGTATTACCTAAGAGAAAAGAATCTTCATTTTATAACtaggcaaaaaacaaaacaaaagtacaAGTACAGATTCGGCAAAACCTGGCCCAAAaacagtaattgtgagagggatcttggagtcctagtggacaaccacttaaacatgagccagcaatgtatagcaatagccaaaaaaaaaaaaaaaagctaatacaatccttggttatATAAACTAagacatagaatcaaaatcatgtgaaataTTAGTACCATTTATAAATTTTACTAAGACATggaatccagttttggtcataacattacaaaaagatgttgagactttggggaaAGTGAAAAGAAGAGCAACTAGGATGATTAAAAATTGGTTGataaaaacctatgaagaactgGTTGTAGAAACCAGTATGGCCAGTCTCGAGGAAAAAAAACCGGACtggggtgacataatagcagtatttcgatatttgaagggctgacacacacaaaaagggaggggggaggtgtcaacttattttccagagcaccagaaagccagacaagaagcaatggattgaaactaatcaaggagagaagcaacttggaattaaggggaaacttcctaacagtggaacagctttccttcagaagttgtaggtgctccatcactggaggtttttaataaAGAACTTGACAACCACctttctgaaatggtgtagggtctccttgaacagggggttggactaaaacacttccaaggtcccttccagctctattccgaTTGAAAATGTAAAGAATTTCAATATCTGAATAGCAGCTGGTGATGAGCTGCTCAGCTATACTACAATTAGGTTTATATGAAAACATATTTCTATTTACCTATTGCAGGGAAGATTGAATTATTATTGAATTATCTATAGATTTTTCTTGTTGATCAATAATAATACTTGCTTGAATTATCATTCCAATGTTATACAGTAAAGAAGACTATGGACCTTTAAGACAACGCTAAATGAACAGAgccatttaaaattatttatagtAAGAAAAGGTCACGAATTTAATCATGTACGTTAAGCAGGCAAGCAATTTGTAAACATTCAAAAGCGGCAGCATCCATGTTACAAACATAAGGGAAACAAAAATCAAGATTGTTTTAACAATTCCCCACCCCTTCTTCTTTGCCCTCCCAAAATTTTGGAAGTGATGTTTAAAAATACTACAAACACCAAAGAAGATTCTATTGGGCTTAACAGCCCTTTCTTACAAAAAGAAAAAGTTCCAAATTCTCAACACAACATTTTATTAATGTGCTCTTTAATATGATCTATATTGGTTGCCAAGTTCGAGCTCTGTTTAAACCCCATTAGCAAAGGGAATGCTTGTATCTTGATTCAATGCTTCTTTAACTTCTGAGGGTAATGTATCAAAAAGATGATCTTCTACAATTAGTCCACTTTTCCTGAGAAGACGACACTGACCCAAAGTGGCTGGCAGACGGTCTAAACAGTTCCCCTTCAGCTCTAGGTTAGTTAGTTGCAACAGCTGGCCAATTTTTTCTGGAATTGAGGTGATGCAATTTTGTCCCAAACTCAAAGTTCTCAACTTGGAGCACTTAAACAGCTGTTTTGGCAAAACTTCCACTTTATTTCCTGTTATATGTAAGTGCTGGAGGTTTTGAAGCAACCCTATTTCCACAGGAATCACCGCAATGGAGTTGTAGCTTACATCCAAGCATCTGAGTTTTTGTAAACTGAATACTGCAACAGGTAAGGATTCGAGTTTATTATTGGAGAGGTAAAGCGACTCCAAGTTTTTAACATGGGTAATGGAAGAAGGAATGTTAACTATTTTATTGTGCCACAGTTTCAGACAAGTTAGTCTTTTTAAATGTTGGAAGCTGATGACTTCTTCAATTGTGCGTATGTTGTTCGACTTTAGGTCTAGTTCCTGCAAGTTAGTGAGACTAAAAATGGCATGGGGAATACGTTCCAGTTCACAATTCTGCAGCTCTAACTCTCCTACATTCATCATTTTCTTAAGGCTATTCAGTACAAAAAGCTTGGTACCATCGTTTTGAATGACCAGCTTGGTTAGATGTGGTGCTACATCTGTGATGTTAGATGGGATTTTGGTCAAATTGCTTTTCACATAGAGAATCTTAAGGTGCCTTAACTCTCTAAGCGATTCAAGTcctatcattttattgttttcagAATTCAAGTTGCCTACCAAATACAACTCTCGGAGATTTTTAAGCAAGTACACCCAAGCTGGTATCTCTGCAACATCAGTAAATTTCACGTGCAGGCATCTCAGGTGGTCACGGAGAAAACTGAAGGCTGTCTGCTCCACTTTTGCAGGGCAATGATAGAGATGTAGCTCTTGAAGGTTAGTCATCTGGGATATTTTAGCAGGGATTTTTGCTTCAGGAATCAGCTCAAGTTTTAACACGTCTAAATCTGTCAGATCAAAAACCGCATCAGGGACTCCCGATAGCATGAAAAGATGTAATTCTTGCTTATCCTGAGCATTGCGAGAAACATGTTGCCTCAATTTTTCAAAGGTCCATTCGTGGTTCAAGCTTATTTCCCTCAGTTTATTTTCACTGACCTCTGACAGAAATACACCAAACCTCTTGGAGTAAAGCTGATCGTACTGGTCAACCATGTGCAAGAGAAAAGCGAAATCATTTTTAACATCTGGAATATCGCTGAAACTGCTCTCCTCTCTAACTTTTTCAAAAGAGTACTCCTTCAGGGGTAACCGAAACAACCAGAAGAGAGTGTACAAACAGACAAAACCATAGACACAGATGAGAGAAATATAACTAATGAGCAACTTTTTTAACATGTAAGCCATATTGTGTGTGCATTCAAATTCTTGGTAGCCAGTCAGATGTTCCACTTTGGGCTTGCAAATATGCTCAAAGCTGATTTCATTGACAAAATTTGCTGTGTAGCAAAGAATAAATATGAATTTTACAGTTTTGATGACTGTCTGGACAACATAGAGCTTATAAATCAAATCACTGTCCTCTACGTGGGCCCGGAATTTCCGTACTTTTTCAAAGAGTGCTTTGGCTTGCTCTCCATCTTTTTTGTCCAAAATGGTCATACCTGGGACTTCAATAACTGGCTTTTCTGCTGAAAACTTGAAACCAGTCTTGTTGATCATGGGGGTACTGGCATTTGGACTTCCTTCATCACTACTAGTTGATACGTGCTTTGGCAGGGATTGGGCCCCAGTTAGTCTCTGTTTATTCTCCTCGGAGTCTTCGCACGCCGTTTCAGACAATGCTTTTGTAGTCCAAGGGGATTCAAAGCATTTTCCTAAAATAGAGACAAAATGCTCAATTTTTGAGCAGGTTTTGGGGTATTTAAACCAAAAATTGCTACTGACCATTAAAATAATTGTGTGTATAAGAGCTAGGTAGGGAAAGTACTTCGAATACCAAGGAAGAGCCACATGATAGCACATCTGGTTAATGAAAACGTATTGCTGATAATCCAAGTTAGTCTTACGGCCCAGAAAATCTTTCTGCTCCTTCTTTACTTCCTGACTTGCAGCAGTTGACTGTAATGGGGCAGTTCTACGTACATCAGGCGTAGTGACAGGTGTCGTGTCAAGAGATACAGTCATGGCTGCCTGTTTGTCTTTGTCCTGAATAGTTGGTGTTTCGGAATCTGGCATATTTGTAGCTTTGGCATTTCCCAAGGGGCTGGGTTGCATTTTCGCACTTACAGCAGACTGCAACACAGGCAAACAAACCACCTGATCTTTGGTCAACTGCATGGTTCCAGCAAAAATGGCAACCATTAGCATTACAACTGCCAGATAATCCATAAATACATCCCACCATGGTTTCAGAATTCGGTAAGTTGGCTGTATGTCATTCAGAGATGCAACTTCTGCAAGGGTAAACATTCCTGTAACAAAAGAGAAGTTCCTGTTATTCGCTGCTGAGAAGCACAATAATAATTTatgcatttctttatttttaatttctatttttcctacttGGTTTTAATTTCAATTTGATCTCTTATAAAGGGTGGGCAGCAGCCACTTAAAAATATATAGTGGTAGAAAATGGCcactattaaatataaaataaatatatttaagtcTCCCAAGCTATATTGACAAAAAAGTAAGACTGTGGCATTAAAACATATTCCTTAAatgtattttaacattttagTAGATGTTTTAGGGCTACCCTCTTAATTTAACATTTTTGGACAGCATTGAAAGGAAATACTACAGAGCAAATTGCCTTCAATGACAAGCAATCTAATAGCAGTGGGTGGATTACATAGTAATAGACTATCTTATAAATTATAGCCAGTAATAGTTACATTAATAATTACATCAGACCAGTAATCCATATAAAAGGGACAGTAAGCAGTACATATGTGATTTtatttttccaacttcatatatgtttatccttttCAATATGGATAAATTGTTATATTCCCATTTCTAAAACGTTAAACATTTGTTATGGTAAGGAAAAATCAATCTTATGTAGTGGACAGATGATGTTTCAATGCTATTAAATAATTAGCAGATGTAAATCCTCCTGTTAAATCTCTTCC
Coding sequences:
- the LRRC8D gene encoding volume-regulated anion channel subunit LRRC8D; the encoded protein is MFTLAEVASLNDIQPTYRILKPWWDVFMDYLAVVMLMVAIFAGTMQLTKDQVVCLPVLQSAVSAKMQPSPLGNAKATNMPDSETPTIQDKDKQAAMTVSLDTTPVTTPDVRRTAPLQSTAASQEVKKEQKDFLGRKTNLDYQQYVFINQMCYHVALPWYSKYFPYLALIHTIILMVSSNFWFKYPKTCSKIEHFVSILGKCFESPWTTKALSETACEDSEENKQRLTGAQSLPKHVSTSSDEGSPNASTPMINKTGFKFSAEKPVIEVPGMTILDKKDGEQAKALFEKVRKFRAHVEDSDLIYKLYVVQTVIKTVKFIFILCYTANFVNEISFEHICKPKVEHLTGYQEFECTHNMAYMLKKLLISYISLICVYGFVCLYTLFWLFRLPLKEYSFEKVREESSFSDIPDVKNDFAFLLHMVDQYDQLYSKRFGVFLSEVSENKLREISLNHEWTFEKLRQHVSRNAQDKQELHLFMLSGVPDAVFDLTDLDVLKLELIPEAKIPAKISQMTNLQELHLYHCPAKVEQTAFSFLRDHLRCLHVKFTDVAEIPAWVYLLKNLRELYLVGNLNSENNKMIGLESLRELRHLKILYVKSNLTKIPSNITDVAPHLTKLVIQNDGTKLFVLNSLKKMMNVGELELQNCELERIPHAIFSLTNLQELDLKSNNIRTIEEVISFQHLKRLTCLKLWHNKIVNIPSSITHVKNLESLYLSNNKLESLPVAVFSLQKLRCLDVSYNSIAVIPVEIGLLQNLQHLHITGNKVEVLPKQLFKCSKLRTLSLGQNCITSIPEKIGQLLQLTNLELKGNCLDRLPATLGQCRLLRKSGLIVEDHLFDTLPSEVKEALNQDTSIPFANGV